The following proteins come from a genomic window of Deinococcus sp. YIM 134068:
- a CDS encoding phosphodiester glycosidase family protein — protein sequence MSRGRWFGIAVLALLAAATAGARPVAIGGVVQGAAVSTRVLAGGETLAVWTLPRLGVAVRNDARDLRLLYGERELRFSPERGWRAVGFTLPLDVRLGVPQLAGGSLYVPLTAVRALGVRVIADAPDVLDFAAPPAVPVATLPPSPDAPQPQVIQPTQPQAAQPLPTAPTASVPATPARPAATPTPPEPVEPRPPVNPVPPVPVTPPASVPSTPVIPPTTPPTPPPPVVSPPPVPTPTPPPAPLASVANLDTVRISRTLHRTVEVQRVVLELSGEAPHQITRENGGLSVLLPGVTSSGSSQRLESGDTLSVEPGVVGVSPRRAQTTVRLRTGGGRSEVFTLEDPPRVVIDTTTYTDTRVPPPIDPEGLPGGVTYRARGILHLLSFDPARFQPRVVTAPAGAARDVASLVKGVGGVAGVNGGYFDPASSLPVDLVAVGGLMTAPSLERRATVGFTAQGGTFFGYPRPRYVLSGAFGSVTVNSVGAKVRPELLTAFVGDGRTSVGAAGLTSLYLTPGTPTVTRVVAGRNVPPAGALALTFDPARFPQLPRGVGEALTTTLNWQATDAPWPTAQDALSAGPLLVRGGQVVLNAAREQFDTRAGVWRPTRQVAFGVMAGQPTIAYLEHGSPEAFASALAGAGVRDAVRLDSGSSATAFLTGGYGDLGGYLNTVWSRPVPNAIVFVPKANTARR from the coding sequence GTGAGCAGGGGAAGGTGGTTCGGGATAGCGGTGCTGGCGCTGCTGGCGGCGGCCACGGCGGGCGCGCGGCCCGTGGCGATTGGCGGCGTGGTGCAGGGCGCGGCGGTGAGTACGCGCGTCCTGGCGGGCGGCGAGACGCTGGCGGTGTGGACGCTGCCCCGGCTGGGCGTGGCGGTGCGGAACGACGCCCGCGACCTGCGGCTCCTGTACGGCGAACGCGAGTTGCGCTTCTCGCCTGAGCGCGGCTGGCGGGCGGTGGGCTTCACGCTGCCGCTGGACGTGCGGCTGGGGGTGCCGCAACTGGCCGGGGGAAGCCTGTACGTGCCCCTGACGGCGGTGCGCGCGCTCGGCGTGCGGGTGATCGCCGACGCGCCCGACGTGCTGGACTTCGCCGCGCCCCCGGCGGTGCCCGTCGCCACGCTGCCGCCGTCGCCGGACGCGCCGCAGCCGCAAGTGATCCAGCCGACTCAACCCCAGGCGGCCCAGCCCCTACCGACGGCCCCCACCGCCTCGGTTCCGGCGACCCCGGCCCGGCCCGCCGCGACCCCCACTCCGCCCGAGCCGGTGGAGCCGAGGCCGCCCGTGAACCCCGTCCCACCCGTGCCCGTGACGCCCCCCGCGTCCGTGCCGTCCACCCCTGTCATCCCGCCGACCACCCCACCGACGCCGCCGCCGCCCGTAGTCTCCCCTCCCCCGGTCCCTACGCCCACGCCACCACCCGCGCCCCTCGCCTCCGTCGCCAATCTGGACACGGTGCGAATCAGCCGGACACTCCACCGCACGGTCGAGGTGCAGCGGGTGGTGCTCGAACTCAGCGGCGAGGCCCCGCACCAGATCACGCGCGAGAACGGCGGCCTGAGCGTGCTGCTGCCGGGCGTCACGTCGAGCGGGTCGTCGCAACGGCTGGAGAGCGGCGACACCCTCAGCGTCGAGCCGGGCGTGGTGGGCGTCTCGCCGCGCCGGGCGCAGACCACCGTGCGGCTGCGGACGGGCGGCGGCAGAAGCGAGGTCTTCACGCTGGAGGACCCCCCCCGCGTGGTCATCGACACGACGACGTACACCGACACGCGGGTGCCGCCGCCCATCGACCCGGAGGGGTTGCCGGGGGGGGTGACGTACCGGGCGCGGGGCATCCTCCACCTGCTGAGCTTCGACCCGGCCCGCTTCCAGCCGCGCGTAGTGACGGCCCCGGCGGGTGCGGCGCGCGACGTGGCGAGTCTCGTGAAGGGGGTGGGCGGCGTGGCGGGCGTGAACGGCGGGTACTTCGACCCGGCGAGCAGTCTGCCCGTGGACCTCGTGGCGGTGGGCGGCCTCATGACGGCTCCCAGCCTGGAGCGGCGGGCGACGGTGGGCTTCACCGCGCAGGGGGGCACCTTCTTCGGCTACCCGCGCCCGCGCTACGTGCTGAGCGGCGCGTTCGGGTCGGTCACGGTGAACAGCGTCGGGGCGAAGGTGCGGCCCGAGCTGCTGACGGCCTTCGTGGGGGACGGGCGCACGTCGGTCGGTGCGGCTGGGCTGACCTCCCTCTACCTCACGCCGGGGACGCCCACCGTCACCCGCGTCGTCGCGGGGCGCAACGTGCCGCCCGCCGGGGCGCTCGCCCTCACCTTCGACCCGGCGCGCTTTCCCCAGCTTCCGCGCGGGGTGGGCGAGGCGCTGACCACCACCCTGAACTGGCAGGCGACGGACGCCCCGTGGCCGACGGCGCAGGACGCCCTGAGCGCCGGGCCGCTCCTCGTGCGGGGGGGGCAGGTGGTCCTCAACGCGGCGCGCGAGCAGTTCGACACGCGGGCGGGCGTGTGGCGGCCCACCCGGCAGGTCGCCTTCGGGGTGATGGCGGGGCAGCCCACCATCGCCTACCTGGAGCACGGGTCGCCGGAAGCCTTCGCCTCCGCCCTCGCCGGGGCCGGGGTCCGCGACGCCGTGCGGCTGGACAGCGGCAGCAGCGCGACCGCCTTCCTCACGGGTGGCTACGGGGACCTCGGCGGCTACCTCAACACGGTCTGGAGCCGCCCGGTGCCCAACGCCATCGTCTTCGTGCCGAAGGCGAATACCGCGCGGCGTTGA
- a CDS encoding S8 family peptidase, protein MREKFVVLRETSVPDATRDVFGGLDRSPWEGRGPLAGGFRDLSFPSRPSLPRVTVETLDRRDLPALTSEPGVRAVAPSIPLRLIEPVSREAAPSATGPTWGVRAVGADTSPFTGQGAVVAVLDTGIDATHPAFAGVDLVQRDFTGEGDGDSNGHGTHCAGTVFGRDVEGQRIGVARGVTRALIGKVLGQQGGSSEGIASAMIWAVENGAHVISMSLGIDFPGLVRRLTDGGYPTELATSLALEGYRANVRMFEALAVTAQYFGGAPRPVLLVAAAGNESRRAENPDWEISVAPPAVSTGFLSVAALGEPPAGGSGLRVAPFSNTNANVAAPGVNVTSAQAGGGLVAYSGTSMATPHVAGVAALWVEKLTKEGQLSLLTLSVRVPGSASRTALTQGTDPADVGLGLVRAPEG, encoded by the coding sequence ATGCGCGAGAAGTTCGTGGTGCTGCGGGAGACGAGCGTGCCGGACGCGACGCGGGACGTATTCGGGGGACTGGACCGTTCCCCCTGGGAGGGGCGTGGGCCATTGGCCGGGGGATTCCGGGACCTCTCCTTCCCCTCCCGTCCCAGCCTCCCGCGCGTGACGGTGGAGACGCTGGACCGCCGCGACCTGCCCGCCCTGACGAGTGAGCCGGGCGTGCGGGCCGTCGCGCCCTCCATCCCACTGCGGCTGATCGAGCCGGTGAGCCGGGAGGCGGCCCCGAGCGCCACCGGGCCGACGTGGGGCGTGCGGGCGGTCGGGGCGGACACCAGCCCCTTCACGGGGCAGGGGGCGGTGGTCGCCGTGCTGGATACGGGCATCGACGCCACGCACCCGGCCTTCGCGGGTGTGGACCTCGTGCAGCGCGACTTCACGGGCGAGGGCGACGGCGACTCCAACGGCCACGGCACCCACTGCGCGGGCACGGTCTTCGGGCGAGACGTGGAGGGCCAGCGCATCGGCGTGGCGCGCGGCGTGACGCGGGCGCTGATCGGCAAGGTGCTGGGCCAGCAGGGGGGCAGCTCCGAGGGCATCGCCAGCGCGATGATCTGGGCGGTGGAGAACGGCGCGCACGTCATCAGCATGTCGCTGGGCATCGACTTCCCCGGCCTCGTGCGGCGGCTCACCGATGGGGGCTACCCGACCGAACTCGCCACCTCCCTCGCGCTGGAGGGCTACCGCGCCAACGTGCGGATGTTCGAGGCGCTGGCCGTCACCGCACAATATTTCGGCGGGGCACCCCGGCCCGTCCTCCTCGTCGCCGCCGCCGGGAACGAGAGCCGCCGCGCTGAGAACCCCGACTGGGAGATCAGCGTCGCGCCGCCCGCCGTCAGCACGGGCTTCCTGAGCGTCGCCGCCCTCGGGGAGCCGCCTGCGGGCGGGAGCGGGCTGCGGGTCGCCCCCTTCTCCAACACGAACGCGAACGTCGCCGCGCCGGGCGTGAACGTCACCTCGGCGCAGGCGGGCGGCGGGCTGGTCGCCTACAGCGGCACGAGCATGGCGACGCCGCATGTGGCCGGGGTCGCGGCCCTGTGGGTGGAGAAGCTGACGAAAGAAGGCCAGCTCAGCCTCCTCACCCTCAGCGTGCGGGTGCCCGGCTCGGCCAGCCGCACGGCCCTCACGCAAGGCACCGACCCCGCCGACGTGGGCCTGGGGCTGGTACGGGCACCGGAGGGGTAG
- a CDS encoding 3'-5' exonuclease — protein sequence MNVVVFDLETTGLSPERDAIVEIGALRVRDGRVEEGEHFQTLVRPLTATGEVLPIPWRVQQVHGISNEMVRAAPHLADVLPDFLAFVGDSPVVAHNIGFDGGFMRAAARRHGLVWSPTAEHCTMRLSRQVFPRERTHNLDVLAQRLDLGFTRGGRHRSLGDARVTAEAFVRLMERLRG from the coding sequence GTGAACGTCGTCGTCTTCGACCTTGAGACCACCGGCCTGTCACCGGAGCGGGACGCCATCGTGGAGATCGGTGCCCTGCGCGTGCGCGACGGGCGGGTAGAGGAGGGCGAGCACTTCCAGACGCTCGTGCGCCCGCTGACGGCGACGGGCGAAGTCCTGCCGATCCCGTGGCGGGTCCAGCAGGTCCACGGCATCAGCAACGAGATGGTGCGCGCCGCCCCCCACCTCGCCGACGTGCTGCCCGACTTCCTCGCCTTCGTCGGCGACTCGCCCGTGGTCGCCCACAACATCGGCTTCGACGGCGGCTTCATGCGCGCCGCTGCCCGCCGTCACGGCCTCGTGTGGTCCCCGACTGCCGAACACTGCACCATGCGGCTCTCCCGCCAGGTCTTCCCGCGCGAGCGCACCCACAACCTCGACGTGCTCGCCCAGCGCCTCGACCTCGGCTTCACGCGCGGCGGACGCCACCGCTCCCTCGGCGACGCGCGGGTGACGGCGGAGGCGTTCGTGCGGTTGATGGAGCGGTTGAGGGGTTAG
- the uvsE gene encoding UV DNA damage repair endonuclease UvsE → MTLPASIPAYGLVCMTVGPEVRFRTVTLTNYLKLTPSEREAKLLDLYTDNISRVRRAADFCASRGIRLYRLSSSLFPMFDLVDDDTGRAVLDHLAPQMAEAGRAFVDAGIRVLMHPEQFIVLNSDRPEVRASSARTLAAHADTLDRFGFPQSTWNLLLLHGGKGGRGAELAALVPDLPDTVRLRLGFENDEHAYGAADLLPVCEATGTPLVFDAHHHVVHEKLADQEDPSVRQWVLAARATWHPPEWQVVHLSNGIEGPQDRRHSHLITDFPSAYLDVPWIEVEAKGKEEAVEALMKGLPMKGLGARSEESGKDEREASAPGGSELILPNP, encoded by the coding sequence GTGACCCTTCCCGCCTCCATCCCCGCCTACGGGCTGGTGTGCATGACGGTCGGGCCGGAGGTGCGCTTCCGCACGGTCACGCTGACGAATTACCTCAAGCTCACGCCCTCGGAGCGCGAGGCCAAGCTTCTCGACCTGTACACCGACAACATCTCGCGCGTGCGGCGGGCCGCCGACTTCTGCGCGTCGCGTGGTATCCGGCTCTACCGCCTGAGTTCCAGCCTCTTCCCGATGTTCGACCTCGTGGACGACGACACCGGGCGCGCGGTCCTCGACCACCTCGCGCCGCAGATGGCGGAGGCGGGCCGGGCCTTCGTGGACGCCGGAATCCGCGTGCTGATGCATCCCGAGCAGTTCATCGTCCTCAACTCCGACCGCCCGGAGGTCCGCGCCTCCAGCGCCCGCACGCTCGCCGCGCACGCCGACACGCTCGACCGCTTCGGCTTTCCGCAAAGCACGTGGAACCTTCTCCTCCTGCACGGCGGCAAGGGGGGGCGCGGGGCCGAACTCGCCGCCCTCGTTCCCGACCTGCCCGACACGGTGCGGCTGCGCCTCGGCTTCGAGAACGACGAGCACGCCTACGGGGCCGCCGACCTCCTGCCGGTGTGCGAGGCGACCGGCACGCCCCTCGTGTTCGACGCCCACCACCACGTCGTCCACGAGAAGTTGGCGGACCAGGAGGACCCCAGCGTGCGCCAGTGGGTCCTCGCGGCCCGCGCCACGTGGCACCCGCCCGAGTGGCAGGTCGTCCACCTCTCCAACGGCATCGAGGGACCGCAGGACCGCCGCCACAGCCACCTCATCACCGACTTCCCCAGCGCCTACCTCGACGTGCCGTGGATCGAGGTGGAGGCGAAGGGCAAGGAGGAGGCGGTGGAGGCGCTGATGAAGGGGCTGCCGATGAAGGGGCTGGGGGCAAGGAGCGAGGAGTCAGGGAAAGACGAACGGGAAGCGAGTGCGCCGGGCGGGAGCGAGCTGATCCTCCCCAACCCCTGA
- a CDS encoding DUF2256 domain-containing protein has translation MPEPRKAFGGGRKPSERLSKICAACGLPFTWRRKWERDWENVKYCSDRCRAAAKRGAS, from the coding sequence ATGCCTGAGCCTCGCAAAGCCTTCGGCGGGGGCCGCAAGCCCTCGGAACGCCTCAGCAAGATATGCGCCGCCTGCGGCCTGCCCTTCACGTGGCGCAGGAAGTGGGAGCGCGACTGGGAGAACGTCAAATACTGCTCCGACCGCTGCCGGGCGGCGGCGAAGCGGGGGGCGTCGTGA
- a CDS encoding gluconokinase, which produces MRLVVMGVEASGKSTVGREVAARAGWPFLDGDDFHTPEARRRMGGGQALTDADRAPWLARLRSELEARPDVVLACSGLKRPYRDALRVPGVRFLFLNVPEPLLREHVAASVSHDAGMVLPPSHLATLGVAHA; this is translated from the coding sequence ATGCGGTTGGTCGTGATGGGGGTGGAGGCGAGCGGCAAGAGCACCGTGGGCCGGGAGGTGGCGGCCCGTGCGGGCTGGCCGTTTCTCGACGGGGACGACTTCCACACCCCGGAGGCGCGGCGGAGGATGGGCGGGGGGCAGGCCCTGACGGACGCGGACCGGGCACCGTGGCTCGCGCGGCTGCGCTCGGAACTGGAGGCGCGGCCCGACGTGGTACTCGCCTGCTCCGGCCTGAAGCGGCCCTACCGGGACGCGCTGCGGGTGCCGGGGGTGCGCTTCCTGTTCCTGAACGTGCCCGAACCGCTGTTGCGTGAGCACGTGGCGGCCAGCGTCAGCCACGATGCGGGCATGGTCCTGCCGCCCTCGCACCTCGCCACGCTGGGAGTGGCCCATGCCTGA
- a CDS encoding SLC13 family permease, translating to MDPVTILLILFAVALVLFATEWLPVDVTALLLLGALLVLGLLTPREAFAGFGSDTVITLAGLFTLTRVLLRAGVIEWVGATLARRARNAGGMIRGMLGAVAGVSAFTSNTATTAVFLPVVTGLARRAGIAPSRVLMPLAYASILGGTITVIGTSTNLVVSGALPATGQRPLGFFELAWVGVPVAVIGLLYLFFVAPRLLPAQDAALEESLRAYLADLTVAPGSPLAGQTLRETGLGRDHGLTVVAVRRGDQTHYAPGPDFRVEEGDTLAVEGPTERILTGKGTLGVFSKSEQKLQVEGALPVRLVEAVVMPGSPLTGRTLRESRFRERYGLSVLALHRRARTTERLANLRVGVGDVLLIQGPTERVGALGDHLTVLGDLTEAQRDLRRAPLALLLFGGAVLGGGLGVVPLSVAVVVAVALAFALRLVTPEEAYRAVEWPVIVLVACMLAFGTAFEDTGAARVLTGALSGLLEPLGPLGLLAALFVVTVALTQPMSNQAAALVMLPLAIGTANALGHDPRPFIIGITVAASNSFITPLEPSCMLVYGPGRYRFLDFVRVGLGLTVVTFVVAMLVIPRVWPF from the coding sequence ATGGACCCCGTGACCATCCTGCTGATCCTGTTCGCCGTGGCGCTCGTGCTGTTCGCCACAGAATGGCTGCCCGTGGACGTGACGGCCCTGCTGCTGCTCGGTGCGCTCCTCGTGCTCGGGTTGCTGACGCCGCGTGAGGCGTTCGCGGGCTTCGGCAGCGACACGGTAATCACGCTCGCGGGCCTGTTCACCCTGACGCGCGTGCTGCTGCGGGCGGGCGTGATCGAGTGGGTGGGGGCCACGCTCGCCCGGCGCGCCCGGAACGCGGGCGGCATGATCCGGGGAATGCTGGGTGCCGTGGCGGGGGTGAGCGCCTTCACGAGCAACACCGCCACGACCGCCGTCTTCCTGCCCGTCGTGACGGGCCTGGCGCGGCGGGCGGGCATCGCCCCCAGTCGGGTGCTGATGCCGCTGGCCTACGCGAGCATCCTCGGCGGCACGATCACCGTGATCGGCACGAGCACCAACCTCGTGGTGTCGGGCGCGCTCCCCGCCACGGGCCAGAGGCCGCTGGGCTTCTTCGAGCTGGCGTGGGTGGGGGTGCCCGTCGCCGTCATCGGCCTGCTGTACCTCTTCTTCGTCGCGCCCCGGCTGCTGCCCGCGCAGGACGCCGCGCTGGAGGAGTCCCTGCGCGCCTACCTCGCCGACCTGACGGTGGCCCCCGGCAGCCCCCTCGCCGGGCAGACCCTGCGCGAGACGGGCCTGGGCCGCGACCACGGCCTGACGGTCGTCGCCGTGCGCCGGGGCGACCAGACCCACTACGCCCCCGGCCCGGACTTCCGGGTGGAGGAGGGCGACACCCTCGCCGTGGAGGGGCCGACCGAGCGCATCCTGACGGGCAAGGGGACGCTCGGCGTCTTCAGCAAGAGCGAGCAGAAACTTCAGGTGGAGGGCGCGCTCCCCGTGCGGCTCGTCGAGGCGGTGGTGATGCCGGGCAGCCCCCTCACCGGGCGCACCCTGCGCGAGTCGCGCTTCCGCGAACGCTACGGCCTGTCCGTCCTCGCGCTGCACCGCCGCGCCCGGACCACCGAACGCCTCGCCAACCTGCGCGTGGGGGTCGGGGATGTGCTGCTCATCCAGGGGCCGACGGAGCGGGTCGGGGCGCTGGGCGACCATCTCACGGTCCTCGGCGACCTCACCGAGGCGCAACGGGACCTACGCCGCGCCCCCCTCGCCCTGCTGCTGTTCGGCGGGGCGGTGCTCGGCGGCGGGCTGGGGGTGGTGCCCCTCAGCGTCGCCGTCGTCGTGGCAGTGGCCCTCGCCTTCGCGCTGCGCCTCGTCACGCCCGAGGAGGCGTACCGCGCGGTCGAGTGGCCCGTCATCGTCCTCGTGGCGTGCATGCTCGCCTTCGGCACCGCCTTCGAGGACACCGGGGCCGCCCGCGTGCTGACGGGGGCGCTCTCCGGCCTCCTCGAACCCCTCGGCCCCCTCGGGCTGCTCGCCGCCCTCTTCGTCGTCACGGTCGCCCTCACTCAGCCCATGAGCAACCAGGCCGCCGCCCTCGTCATGCTGCCCCTCGCCATCGGCACGGCGAACGCCCTCGGCCACGACCCCCGCCCCTTCATCATCGGCATCACCGTGGCCGCGAGCAACTCCTTCATCACGCCGCTCGAACCCTCCTGCATGCTCGTCTACGGTCCGGGCCGCTACCGCTTTCTGGACTTCGTGCGCGTCGGCCTCGGCCTGACCGTCGTCACCTTCGTGGTGGCGATGCTGGTGATTCCACGGGTGTGGCCGTTCTGA
- a CDS encoding [LysW]-lysine hydrolase, which translates to MTRTPDPTADARALVVGAVGIPSLSGQEAEVARFLTGWMAAHGFAAHLDEAGNAVGERGHGPLTVLLLGHIDTVPGDISVRVEGEVLHGRGSVDAKGSFCAFVAAVAALPDEALAGARFVCVGATEEEAPSSRGARHALKQYRPDLVLIGEPSGWAGLTLGYKGRLVARVRVQKDNFHTAGEGTSAADDLTEGWFRVREWARGAGGEGIFDAVQATIQDLSARTDGLAQVAEGTFGLRLPPRVSPAEAEHAVRAALERLPDPAGVEVTFTGHEHAVRHPRDNALTRALRVAIRAHGGTPVFKVKTGTSDMNVVAEGWPVPTVAYGPGDSTLDHTPHEHLDLREYDRAVAVLRGALTRLAVG; encoded by the coding sequence TTGACCCGGACGCCTGACCCCACCGCCGACGCCCGCGCCCTCGTCGTGGGGGCGGTGGGGATTCCCTCGCTCTCCGGGCAGGAGGCGGAGGTCGCGCGCTTCCTCACGGGCTGGATGGCCGCCCACGGCTTCGCGGCCCACCTGGACGAGGCGGGCAACGCCGTGGGCGAGCGGGGGCACGGTCCCCTCACCGTCCTGCTGCTGGGGCATATCGATACGGTGCCGGGGGACATTTCCGTGCGGGTGGAGGGCGAAGTGCTGCATGGACGCGGCAGCGTGGACGCGAAGGGGAGCTTCTGCGCCTTCGTCGCGGCGGTGGCGGCCCTGCCGGACGAGGCGCTCGCCGGGGCGCGCTTCGTATGCGTCGGCGCGACCGAGGAGGAGGCCCCGAGCAGCCGGGGTGCCCGCCACGCGCTGAAGCAGTACCGTCCCGATCTCGTCCTCATCGGCGAGCCGAGCGGCTGGGCGGGCCTGACGCTGGGGTACAAGGGCCGGCTCGTCGCCCGCGTGCGGGTGCAGAAGGACAACTTCCACACGGCGGGCGAGGGCACGAGCGCCGCCGACGACCTCACCGAGGGGTGGTTCCGCGTCCGCGAGTGGGCCAGGGGCGCGGGAGGGGAGGGTATCTTCGACGCGGTACAGGCCACCATTCAGGACCTCTCCGCCCGCACGGACGGCCTCGCCCAGGTAGCGGAAGGAACCTTCGGGCTGCGGCTGCCGCCCCGCGTGTCTCCTGCCGAGGCCGAACATGCCGTCCGGGCCGCGTTGGAGAGGCTGCCCGACCCGGCGGGCGTGGAGGTCACGTTCACCGGCCACGAACACGCCGTCCGCCACCCCAGGGACAATGCCCTCACCCGCGCCCTGCGCGTCGCCATCCGGGCGCACGGCGGCACCCCCGTCTTCAAGGTCAAGACCGGGACGAGCGACATGAACGTGGTCGCGGAGGGGTGGCCCGTCCCCACCGTCGCCTACGGGCCGGGGGACAGCACGCTGGACCACACGCCGCACGAGCATCTGGACCTGCGCGAGTACGACCGCGCCGTGGCGGTGCTGCGGGGCGCGCTGACGCGGCTGGCGGTGGGGTGA
- a CDS encoding YifB family Mg chelatase-like AAA ATPase, which yields MLARARSVALIGVDAVPVEVEVDVSPGLPAFTVVGLPDQAVSEARERVRAAVRNAGLPFPAARITVNLAPADLRKEGPLYDLPIALGLLAAQELLSASALAGVVTAGELALDGSLRPIAGAVNLALLAAQEHLPALLPRGNAAEAALIDGVCVYGAATLQDAVRHLTGQAPLAEMPPPEPEAGEDTLLDLADLKGQTAAKRALEIAVAGGHNLLLVGSPGSGKTMLARRAPGLTPPLTRAEALEVTRIHSAAGLLAARGGLVGQAPYRSPHHTVSDAGLIGGGSVPKPGEVSLAHRGVLFLDEFPEFSRKALETLRQPLEDGHVTISRARATVSYPARFQLIAAMNPCPCGHHGDPEKACTCTPTERTRYAARLSGPLLDRIDLVVKVPRLSVDELSRVPEGENTSSVRERVARARETMLARQGGRNSDLGGQALRHHTPLRPGPDAFIRAAARQLNLTGRGYDRVLRVARTVADLAGSADITEAHLAEAVTYRPREVA from the coding sequence ATGCTCGCCCGTGCGCGGAGCGTCGCGTTGATCGGGGTGGACGCCGTACCCGTGGAGGTGGAGGTCGATGTCAGCCCCGGCCTGCCCGCCTTCACCGTGGTCGGACTTCCCGATCAGGCGGTGAGTGAGGCGCGAGAGCGTGTCAGGGCCGCCGTCCGCAATGCGGGGCTGCCCTTTCCGGCGGCGCGCATCACCGTGAACCTCGCGCCCGCCGACCTTCGCAAGGAGGGGCCGCTGTACGACCTGCCTATCGCGCTCGGGCTGCTGGCGGCTCAGGAACTGTTGTCCGCCTCCGCGCTCGCGGGCGTGGTGACGGCGGGGGAACTCGCGCTCGACGGGTCGCTGCGGCCCATCGCCGGGGCCGTGAACCTCGCGCTGCTGGCAGCCCAGGAACATCTGCCCGCCCTGCTCCCGCGCGGAAACGCCGCCGAGGCCGCCCTCATCGACGGCGTGTGCGTGTACGGCGCGGCCACCCTGCAAGATGCCGTGCGGCACCTGACCGGGCAGGCCCCACTCGCCGAGATGCCGCCGCCCGAGCCGGAGGCGGGGGAGGACACCCTCCTCGACCTCGCCGACCTCAAGGGGCAGACGGCGGCGAAGCGGGCGCTGGAGATCGCGGTCGCGGGCGGGCACAACCTCCTCCTCGTCGGCTCGCCGGGCAGCGGCAAGACGATGCTCGCCCGCCGCGCCCCCGGCCTGACCCCGCCCCTGACGCGCGCTGAGGCGCTGGAGGTGACGCGCATTCACTCCGCCGCCGGACTGCTCGCCGCGCGGGGGGGACTTGTCGGACAGGCACCGTACCGCAGTCCGCACCACACCGTCTCCGACGCTGGCCTGATCGGTGGGGGCAGTGTTCCCAAACCCGGTGAGGTCTCGCTGGCCCATAGAGGCGTCCTTTTCCTCGACGAATTTCCAGAGTTCTCCCGCAAGGCGCTCGAAACCCTGCGGCAACCGCTGGAGGACGGTCACGTGACGATCAGCCGCGCCCGCGCCACGGTGAGTTACCCGGCCCGCTTCCAGCTCATCGCCGCCATGAATCCGTGCCCCTGCGGGCATCATGGCGACCCCGAGAAGGCCTGTACCTGTACGCCCACGGAGCGGACCCGCTACGCCGCACGTTTGAGCGGACCGCTGCTGGACCGCATCGATCTAGTCGTCAAGGTCCCACGCCTCAGTGTGGATGAGCTTTCTCGCGTTCCAGAGGGGGAAAACACGTCCTCCGTCCGGGAGCGCGTCGCCCGTGCCCGCGAGACCATGCTCGCCCGGCAGGGGGGACGCAACAGCGACCTCGGCGGGCAGGCCTTGCGCCACCACACTCCCCTGCGGCCCGGCCCGGACGCCTTCATTCGCGCCGCCGCCCGGCAGCTCAATCTGACGGGGCGCGGCTACGACCGGGTATTACGTGTGGCGCGCACGGTGGCCGATCTCGCGGGGAGCGCCGACATCACGGAAGCGCACCTCGCGGAGGCCGTCACGTACCGCCCGCGCGAGGTGGCCTGA